From a single Anaerolineaceae bacterium oral taxon 439 genomic region:
- a CDS encoding phosphorylase: MSILDKNEKTLGKKQYHIHVSPGEIGKYVLLPGDPARSDRVAAYLDDAELVANNREHRTFTGFYKGIKISVTSTGMGCPSTAIAVEELINVGGECFIRIGSTAGLQPYQKIGDLIISTGAMKNEGTSKFYVPDCFPAIPDFDLTRILIDTAREMEGQLGFKSYYGINATDDAFYGESPEWIEKLSSLGCLNVEMESSAIYTVCTRRKKRSAMIAAISGNLVTADVVYEKANEGLIKGWDDEIQVVLETIYRFDRQS; the protein is encoded by the coding sequence ATGTCAATTTTAGATAAAAACGAGAAAACGCTTGGGAAAAAGCAATATCATATTCATGTATCTCCCGGCGAAATCGGAAAATATGTATTACTGCCTGGCGATCCGGCTCGAAGTGACCGCGTTGCAGCGTATCTCGACGATGCGGAGCTGGTCGCGAATAACAGGGAGCACCGGACGTTTACCGGTTTTTATAAGGGCATCAAAATTTCGGTGACCTCAACGGGTATGGGATGTCCCTCCACGGCGATAGCGGTAGAGGAATTGATTAATGTTGGTGGGGAGTGCTTTATTCGGATTGGGTCAACTGCCGGTCTTCAGCCATATCAGAAAATAGGCGATCTGATTATTTCGACGGGGGCTATGAAAAACGAGGGAACGTCCAAATTCTACGTTCCGGATTGTTTCCCAGCGATCCCAGATTTCGATTTGACACGTATCCTGATCGATACGGCGCGGGAGATGGAAGGCCAACTGGGGTTTAAGAGCTATTATGGAATTAACGCTACTGACGATGCATTTTATGGAGAATCGCCCGAGTGGATCGAGAAGCTGTCCTCTCTTGGATGTTTGAACGTTGAGATGGAGAGTTCGGCGATTTATACCGTTTGCACGAGGCGAAAAAAGCGGAGCGCGATGATCGCCGCGATTTCGGGAAATCTGGTTACGGCCGACGTGGTTTACGAGAAGGCGAATGAGGGACTGATTAAAGGCTGGGACGACGAGATTCAGGTTGTTTTAGAAACAATCTATCGTTTTGATCGTCAAAGTTAA
- a CDS encoding ABC transporter permease: protein MPAIFGYVFSANFFFMWIRVATPIILVALGAVVCERSGVVNLGLEGTMLIAALFGVLGSHFGKGLLPGFLLGTGSALMISMIFAFFHLVLKANNVLCGTAINTLASGLTVFVLQMITGEKGTSASIKSYSYPEIHIPFLKDIPILGQILSGHNLLTYLAVLLLFVVMFLLFKTPLGLRIRAVGENPSAAASVGIPVVRIRFIAICICGVFAGLGGMYLSMAYLPIFARDMTAGRGFISLAACAMGRANPIGVFASALVFAFFDGLSNILQVLRIPAEFVQMMPYAATILGLTIYSIQRMYSLSLKHSRK from the coding sequence ATGCCCGCTATTTTCGGTTATGTTTTCAGCGCCAACTTCTTTTTTATGTGGATCCGGGTTGCGACGCCGATTATTCTGGTCGCGCTTGGGGCGGTCGTCTGTGAGCGGTCCGGGGTTGTCAATCTTGGGTTGGAAGGGACGATGCTGATCGCCGCGTTATTCGGTGTTTTGGGTTCGCATTTTGGGAAAGGATTGCTGCCTGGCTTCCTCCTCGGGACGGGTTCCGCGTTGATGATCAGCATGATTTTCGCTTTTTTTCATCTTGTTCTGAAAGCGAATAATGTTCTTTGCGGAACAGCGATCAATACGCTGGCGTCCGGGTTAACCGTCTTTGTATTGCAGATGATTACCGGAGAAAAGGGAACGAGCGCCTCGATCAAGAGTTATTCTTATCCGGAAATCCATATTCCATTTTTAAAGGATATTCCGATTCTGGGGCAGATTCTTTCTGGGCACAATCTGTTGACCTATCTTGCTGTTCTCTTGCTTTTTGTTGTGATGTTCCTGTTGTTCAAAACTCCATTGGGCCTACGGATTCGTGCTGTTGGGGAGAATCCGAGCGCAGCGGCGAGCGTCGGGATTCCGGTCGTCCGGATCCGGTTCATCGCAATTTGTATATGCGGCGTATTCGCCGGCTTAGGCGGGATGTATTTATCGATGGCTTATTTGCCGATTTTTGCGCGTGATATGACGGCGGGGCGTGGATTTATTTCGCTCGCGGCCTGCGCGATGGGACGGGCGAATCCGATCGGTGTCTTTGCGTCGGCGCTCGTATTTGCGTTTTTTGACGGGCTGTCCAATATTCTCCAAGTGTTGCGAATTCCGGCAGAGTTTGTGCAGATGATGCCGTATGCGGCGACAATTTTAGGCTTGACGATTTATTCGATTCAGCGAATGTACTCGTTGAGCTTGAAGCATTCTCGAAAATAA
- a CDS encoding ABC transporter permease — protein MNEKRINFLVDLARVGVIIGITLALVFLIVFLASSEPLAAIRSFFIGPFTSLRRIGNIIEAGAPLMFTALAVILIFRSGLFSMISEGAFFIGITGAMIAAISWRLSAPLYSVGAILFGGICGAVVALIPALLRMKWSVSEVVTSIMLNYVVQFFSIYLVNYHFREVESSSLASLLLQPTAKLPVIFPGTRIHVGILVALVACFFIYLFLHRTSLGYAIRVVGDNEIFAQYSGINAAKTMLLAQLLAGLIAGIGGAAELLGMYTRFKWTSSPGYGWTGIVVALLAKQNPLLVPVAALFIGYMNVGADIMARSSDVSREVVDIIQGVMMLLIAAEALLGGLRQRMIVSAAKLEDSTSTPNASAGLKGA, from the coding sequence ATGAATGAGAAAAGGATAAACTTCCTGGTCGACTTGGCGCGAGTCGGCGTGATTATCGGTATTACGTTGGCGCTCGTTTTCCTGATCGTTTTTCTGGCGAGCAGCGAACCGCTTGCCGCGATCCGAAGCTTCTTTATTGGACCATTTACATCTTTGCGGCGTATTGGGAATATTATCGAAGCGGGCGCGCCGCTGATGTTTACTGCGCTGGCGGTCATCCTGATTTTTCGATCCGGTTTATTCAGCATGATTTCAGAAGGCGCTTTCTTCATCGGTATTACCGGCGCCATGATCGCCGCGATTTCATGGCGTCTTTCCGCGCCGCTGTATTCGGTCGGCGCGATTCTGTTTGGCGGCATTTGCGGCGCTGTTGTGGCGCTGATTCCCGCGCTGCTGCGAATGAAGTGGTCGGTAAGCGAAGTTGTCACTTCGATTATGCTGAATTATGTCGTTCAGTTTTTCTCGATTTATCTTGTGAATTATCATTTTCGAGAAGTCGAAAGTTCGAGTCTGGCTTCCCTCCTGCTCCAGCCGACCGCGAAATTGCCGGTTATTTTTCCCGGAACGCGAATTCACGTTGGAATTCTGGTAGCCTTGGTGGCCTGTTTCTTTATTTATCTGTTTCTGCACCGAACTTCGTTAGGTTACGCAATCCGCGTTGTTGGCGATAATGAAATCTTCGCGCAGTATTCTGGGATCAACGCTGCAAAAACAATGCTGTTGGCGCAGCTGCTTGCTGGTTTGATCGCGGGGATTGGCGGTGCGGCTGAGTTGTTGGGGATGTACACGCGATTTAAATGGACTTCTTCGCCGGGTTACGGCTGGACTGGTATTGTGGTCGCGTTGCTTGCGAAGCAGAATCCGTTGCTTGTCCCGGTTGCGGCGCTGTTTATTGGATACATGAACGTCGGAGCGGATATTATGGCGCGGAGCAGCGACGTCAGCCGTGAAGTCGTCGATATCATTCAGGGCGTCATGATGTTATTAATCGCTGCTGAAGCACTTTTGGGCGGACTACGGCAACGAATGATTGTTTCTGCCGCTAAACTTGAAGATTCGACGAGCACGCCGAACGCTTCGGCAGGGCTGAAAGGAGCGTAG
- a CDS encoding ABC transporter ATP-binding protein — MAEIHEALRLKGITKVYPNGVVANRDVNFSVSIGEIHALSGENGAGKTTLMKILFGEEKPTAGEIFIDGDKVNIQNPSAAIRLGIGLVHQHFMLVPSLTVTENLILGIEPVKGLRIDERKAREQVSEISKKYHLIVDPDAKVRDLTVGQKQKVEILKTLLRGVRILILDEPTAVLTPQETKELFYELKLLRSAGYTIIFISHKLNEVKELCDRITIIRHGQTVGVFQVDSVSEDEISRMMVGRSVKLKIEKGPAHPGPAAIKVRGLTVLDDSGKSKLRDVSFMARRGEIFGVAGVEGNGQAQLADALTGMGAYQSGTIEINGLNISGKTVREIRDQKLSHIPEDRMKTGIAPRLSIENNVITDKIFRKEFNRFGFLDLKRISAYGLEMVKRFRVFCQSAQVHVNSLSGGNIQKVVLAREISSDPDVIIANQPTRGVDVGATEFIRQELIKMRNCGKTVFLISSDLGEILGLSDSLIVLYEGAITAYFPDASMVTEDELGRYMLGVQKQSEMEIRMANHE, encoded by the coding sequence ATGGCAGAGATACACGAAGCTTTACGGTTAAAAGGAATTACAAAAGTTTATCCAAACGGAGTCGTTGCTAATCGGGATGTTAATTTCAGTGTGAGCATTGGCGAGATTCATGCTTTATCTGGCGAAAACGGCGCTGGAAAGACGACGCTGATGAAAATTTTATTCGGCGAGGAAAAACCGACTGCGGGTGAAATTTTTATCGACGGCGATAAGGTTAATATTCAAAATCCTTCCGCCGCGATTCGTCTTGGAATCGGGCTCGTTCATCAACATTTTATGTTAGTTCCGTCTTTAACCGTTACCGAGAATTTAATTTTGGGAATAGAACCGGTAAAAGGGCTTCGGATTGACGAGCGAAAGGCCCGCGAACAAGTCAGCGAGATTTCGAAGAAGTATCATCTTATCGTTGATCCCGACGCGAAGGTTCGGGATCTGACCGTAGGACAAAAACAAAAAGTCGAAATTTTGAAAACGCTTCTTCGCGGTGTCCGAATCCTGATTTTAGATGAACCGACGGCGGTTTTAACGCCGCAGGAAACGAAAGAACTTTTTTATGAATTAAAGCTTCTCCGTTCCGCAGGGTACACGATTATTTTTATTTCGCATAAGTTAAACGAGGTTAAGGAGCTCTGCGATCGGATTACGATTATCCGGCATGGGCAGACGGTTGGTGTTTTTCAGGTCGATTCCGTTTCGGAAGACGAAATTTCCCGCATGATGGTCGGACGTAGCGTGAAATTAAAGATTGAGAAAGGGCCGGCGCATCCCGGCCCGGCTGCAATTAAGGTTCGAGGATTGACGGTCCTCGATGATTCAGGAAAATCAAAACTACGGGACGTCTCGTTTATGGCAAGGCGCGGGGAGATTTTCGGCGTCGCTGGCGTCGAAGGCAATGGGCAGGCACAGTTAGCTGATGCGCTGACTGGAATGGGCGCTTATCAATCGGGTACGATTGAAATTAATGGGTTGAATATCTCTGGAAAGACCGTTCGCGAGATTCGGGATCAGAAGTTATCGCATATTCCTGAGGATCGGATGAAAACCGGGATCGCTCCAAGGCTTTCGATCGAAAACAATGTCATTACGGATAAAATATTCCGAAAAGAATTTAATCGATTCGGCTTCCTGGACCTGAAAAGGATTTCTGCCTACGGATTGGAGATGGTAAAACGGTTTCGCGTTTTTTGCCAGTCGGCCCAGGTTCACGTTAACAGTCTTTCGGGCGGAAATATCCAGAAAGTCGTTCTTGCCCGGGAGATTTCATCGGATCCAGACGTAATTATCGCGAATCAGCCGACCCGCGGTGTTGACGTTGGCGCGACGGAGTTTATTCGTCAGGAGTTGATTAAGATGCGGAATTGTGGGAAGACGGTTTTCCTGATATCTTCCGATCTGGGGGAAATCCTCGGTTTATCGGATTCTCTGATTGTTCTTTACGAGGGCGCGATTACGGCTTACTTTCCCGATGCGTCGATGGTAACGGAGGACGAATTGGGCCGGTACATGCTCGGCGTGCAAAAACAGTCGGAAATGGAAATTCGGATGGCGAACCATGAATGA